One window of Chloroflexus aggregans DSM 9485 genomic DNA carries:
- the zwf gene encoding glucose-6-phosphate dehydrogenase, giving the protein MTTSAQQNPLRTGLRIARTPEPCTMVIFGASGDLTSRKLVPALYNLARERRLPGGFSVVGFARRDWTDEYFRDLLRQAVNANSRSGEVDPELWASFAQSIQYHRGTFDDSTAYERLAERLAAIDAERGTGGNRVFYLATPPEAYPTIIAQLGAHGLAHSHGWTRIIIEKPFGHDLASAQALNAEVLSVFQEDQVYRIDHYLGKETVQNILIFRFANGIFEPIWNRSHIDHVQITVAETIGVEDRGGYYDTSGALRDMIQNHLMQLLCLVAMEPPAIYDADAVRDEKVKVLRAVRPLSVKDTVRGQYGPGSANGIPVRGYREEKGVSPTSQTETYVALKLFIDNWRWAGVPFYLRSGKRLPRRVSEIAIQFKAAPTMIFADTPLNDLDPNVLAIRIQPDEGISLKFSSKTPGQPQIRPVTMDFRYGVSFGVTSPDAYERLLLDCMLGDSTLFTRRDEVEASWALLTPILQAWAEGPPLPFPNYEAGSWGPAAADDFIARDGRSWRRL; this is encoded by the coding sequence GTGACAACGTCAGCTCAACAGAATCCACTACGCACCGGATTACGCATCGCTCGTACTCCCGAACCATGTACTATGGTCATTTTCGGGGCCAGTGGTGATCTTACCAGTCGCAAACTCGTGCCGGCTCTCTACAACTTGGCCCGTGAACGTCGCTTGCCCGGCGGCTTTTCGGTTGTCGGTTTTGCCCGTCGAGACTGGACGGATGAATATTTTCGCGATTTGTTGCGTCAAGCAGTGAATGCCAATTCACGTTCAGGTGAGGTTGATCCAGAGTTATGGGCAAGCTTTGCCCAGAGTATCCAGTATCATCGCGGTACCTTTGACGACTCCACTGCGTATGAGCGTCTGGCTGAACGTTTAGCAGCAATTGATGCTGAACGCGGTACGGGCGGGAATCGAGTCTTTTATCTTGCGACGCCGCCTGAAGCTTATCCGACCATCATAGCCCAGTTAGGCGCGCATGGGCTTGCCCATTCCCATGGGTGGACGCGCATTATCATCGAAAAGCCGTTTGGTCACGATTTAGCGAGCGCACAGGCCCTCAATGCCGAGGTATTATCGGTCTTTCAGGAAGATCAGGTGTATCGGATCGATCATTATCTCGGCAAGGAGACGGTCCAAAACATTCTGATCTTTCGCTTTGCCAACGGTATCTTCGAGCCGATCTGGAATCGTAGTCATATCGATCACGTGCAGATCACCGTCGCTGAGACGATTGGGGTGGAGGATCGTGGCGGGTATTACGATACGTCAGGCGCGTTGCGCGATATGATCCAAAACCATCTGATGCAGTTGCTCTGTTTGGTAGCGATGGAACCGCCGGCAATTTACGATGCCGATGCCGTGCGCGATGAGAAGGTGAAAGTGCTACGCGCGGTACGACCATTGTCGGTGAAGGACACGGTGCGCGGTCAATATGGGCCGGGGAGTGCGAACGGTATTCCGGTGCGCGGTTATCGTGAAGAAAAGGGAGTATCGCCAACGTCACAAACCGAGACCTACGTGGCGCTCAAGCTATTTATCGATAATTGGCGTTGGGCAGGCGTCCCGTTCTATCTCCGCAGTGGCAAACGCCTCCCGCGGCGAGTCAGCGAGATCGCGATTCAGTTTAAAGCTGCACCGACGATGATCTTCGCCGATACTCCCCTAAACGATCTCGATCCCAACGTTTTGGCAATACGCATCCAGCCCGATGAGGGAATATCGCTGAAGTTTAGCTCGAAGACTCCCGGTCAACCACAGATCCGTCCGGTCACAATGGATTTTCGCTATGGGGTCTCGTTCGGTGTCACCTCACCGGATGCCTACGAGCGGTTGTTACTCGATTGTATGCTCGGTGACAGTACACTCTTCACCCGTCGCGACGAAGTTGAGGCCAGTTGGGCATTGTTGACTCCCATCTTACAAGCGTGGGCTGAAGGGCCACCATTGCCGTTTCCCAATTACGAAGCCGGTAGTTGGGGTCCGGCGGCAGCCGATGATTTTATTGCCCGTGATGGCCGATCGTGGCGACGATTATAG
- the secA gene encoding preprotein translocase subunit SecA → MLNFFRRLLGDSNEKEIRRLQPIVEEINRLGPEFARLSDAELRAKTDEFRQRLADGETLDDILPEAFATVREAAARTIGLRHYDVQLIGGIVLHQGKIAEMKTGEGKTLVATLPLYLNALEGKGVHLVTVNDYLAKVGAGWMGPIYHFLGLSVGFIAHDQSALYDPDYIDPNANPEDQRLVHWRPCTRREAYLADITYGTNNEFGFDYLRDNMAYDKSQLVQRELHYAIVDEVDNILIDEARTPLIISGPAQKSSDLYRQMAKLVRQLRRSSVTAKQVKEEGLEPDGDFFVDERTKSIYLSEKGIEKLEKLLNIPPGESLFDPEHYEKTHYVENALKAQFIYQRDRDYMVTPNGEVVIIDEFTGRAMPGRRWSDGLHQAIEAKEGVPIKNENVTLATITFQNYFRMYKKLAGMTGTAYTEREEFAKIYNLDVVVIPTHKPMIRKDLPDQIYATEEAKFRAVLREVQEMHEIGRPVLIGTTSVETSERLSAMLKQAGIPHNVLNAKHHEREAAIVAQAGRKGAVTVATNMAGRGTDILLGGNPDGLVEEFLRKEGLTLETATPEQKRAAWEKAKALTEAEGEEVRQLGGLHVIGTERHEARRIDNQLRGRAGRQGDPGSSRFFLSLEDELLRRFGPVERIKGLMERFVDSDVPLQAGLLDRTIESAQTRVEGYNFDIRKHTVEFDDVMNKQRQIIYADRKAILDEADMRERVLDLMAEEIQRQIDEHLSDGVDEFGLTELLRVYRRIDPTLPATVTAETLKGKTKEEIEQFLLDHLETTYAEREKAIGPEVMRTVERRVMLGAIDRQWVDYLTAMDELRQNILLQAYAQKDPLVEFKRESFRMFDELKANIAHDIVYNIIPASFQYEAYLRQIAEEQARRLATAQIAGGSSEVEQTRKPQRRTVQQIGRNDPCPCGSGKKFKHCHLGREHELAAFMNNAPATTPKVEPQPVKPAIAEEAAKIKAAIDNGTLPAASPKTPRGRQPQAVPRGKKR, encoded by the coding sequence ATGTTGAATTTTTTCCGGCGTTTGCTCGGTGACAGCAACGAGAAAGAAATACGCCGGCTACAGCCGATAGTGGAAGAGATCAACCGGCTTGGCCCAGAATTCGCCAGGCTGAGCGATGCCGAATTACGCGCCAAGACCGATGAATTTCGCCAGCGTCTTGCCGATGGTGAGACGCTTGATGATATCTTGCCCGAAGCCTTTGCGACGGTGCGTGAAGCTGCCGCGCGTACCATAGGTCTCCGCCATTACGATGTGCAGTTGATCGGTGGTATTGTGCTCCACCAAGGCAAAATTGCCGAAATGAAGACCGGCGAAGGAAAGACACTGGTGGCAACACTGCCGCTCTACTTGAATGCACTGGAAGGCAAAGGCGTGCATCTGGTGACGGTCAACGACTATCTGGCTAAAGTCGGCGCCGGGTGGATGGGGCCGATCTATCACTTTCTCGGTTTGTCGGTTGGGTTTATCGCCCACGATCAGAGTGCGTTATACGATCCTGATTACATCGACCCCAACGCCAACCCGGAAGATCAACGACTCGTCCACTGGCGGCCTTGCACCCGCCGCGAAGCCTATTTGGCCGACATCACCTACGGCACCAATAACGAATTCGGCTTCGACTATTTGCGCGACAATATGGCCTACGATAAGTCGCAACTCGTTCAGCGTGAGCTGCATTACGCCATCGTTGACGAGGTGGACAACATCTTGATTGATGAAGCACGTACACCGCTGATTATCTCCGGCCCCGCGCAGAAGTCGTCAGACCTGTACCGGCAAATGGCGAAGCTGGTGCGCCAATTGCGACGCTCATCGGTGACGGCCAAACAGGTGAAGGAGGAAGGATTAGAACCAGACGGTGATTTCTTCGTCGATGAGCGCACTAAGAGCATTTATCTCAGTGAAAAGGGGATTGAGAAACTCGAAAAGTTGCTCAATATCCCTCCCGGCGAAAGCCTATTCGATCCTGAACACTACGAAAAGACGCACTACGTCGAGAATGCGCTCAAGGCACAGTTCATCTACCAGCGGGACCGCGACTACATGGTGACGCCGAACGGTGAAGTGGTGATTATCGATGAGTTCACCGGGCGGGCTATGCCGGGGCGACGCTGGAGCGATGGCTTGCATCAAGCAATTGAAGCAAAGGAAGGGGTGCCGATCAAGAACGAAAACGTCACCCTCGCGACCATCACATTCCAGAACTACTTCCGCATGTATAAGAAGCTGGCCGGTATGACCGGTACTGCGTATACCGAACGTGAAGAGTTCGCCAAAATCTACAACCTTGACGTGGTGGTCATCCCGACCCACAAGCCGATGATCCGTAAGGATCTGCCCGACCAGATTTACGCTACTGAAGAGGCGAAGTTCCGTGCAGTGTTGCGTGAAGTACAGGAGATGCACGAGATCGGGCGCCCGGTGTTGATCGGCACCACTTCGGTCGAGACATCGGAACGGCTGAGCGCTATGCTAAAGCAAGCCGGTATTCCGCACAATGTGCTCAATGCGAAGCACCACGAGCGCGAGGCAGCGATTGTCGCACAGGCTGGGCGCAAGGGGGCGGTGACGGTTGCTACCAACATGGCCGGTCGTGGTACCGACATTTTACTCGGCGGTAACCCCGATGGTCTGGTCGAAGAGTTCTTGCGCAAAGAGGGCCTGACGCTGGAAACGGCTACGCCTGAGCAGAAGCGAGCAGCATGGGAGAAGGCTAAAGCGTTGACGGAGGCGGAAGGCGAGGAGGTACGTCAGTTGGGCGGATTGCACGTGATCGGCACCGAACGTCACGAAGCACGCCGGATTGACAATCAGTTGCGCGGACGTGCCGGTCGCCAAGGTGACCCCGGCTCGTCACGGTTCTTCCTCTCGCTCGAAGATGAACTGCTGCGCCGATTTGGGCCGGTTGAGCGAATTAAGGGCTTGATGGAGCGGTTTGTCGATTCTGACGTACCCCTGCAAGCCGGCTTGCTCGACCGCACGATTGAGAGTGCTCAGACGCGCGTCGAGGGCTACAACTTCGATATCCGTAAACACACCGTCGAGTTTGACGATGTGATGAACAAGCAGCGTCAGATCATCTACGCCGACCGCAAGGCGATCCTTGACGAAGCCGATATGCGGGAACGGGTGCTCGATCTGATGGCCGAAGAGATTCAGCGCCAGATCGATGAACATCTCAGCGATGGGGTTGATGAGTTTGGGCTGACCGAGCTGTTGCGCGTGTATCGCCGGATTGACCCAACCCTGCCGGCAACCGTCACAGCCGAGACGTTGAAAGGCAAAACGAAGGAGGAGATCGAGCAGTTCTTACTCGACCACCTCGAGACCACGTATGCCGAACGGGAGAAGGCTATCGGGCCGGAGGTGATGCGCACCGTCGAGCGACGGGTGATGTTGGGAGCCATCGATCGCCAGTGGGTCGATTATCTGACGGCGATGGATGAGTTGCGCCAAAATATCTTGTTGCAAGCGTATGCGCAAAAAGACCCCTTGGTCGAATTCAAGCGCGAATCGTTCCGCATGTTCGACGAATTGAAGGCAAACATAGCGCACGACATTGTCTACAACATTATTCCGGCTTCGTTCCAGTATGAAGCGTATCTGCGCCAAATTGCTGAAGAGCAGGCACGTCGTTTGGCAACCGCGCAAATTGCCGGTGGGAGCAGTGAGGTTGAACAAACGCGCAAGCCGCAACGACGCACGGTGCAGCAGATCGGGCGGAATGATCCGTGTCCGTGCGGGAGTGGCAAGAAGTTCAAGCATTGCCATTTAGGTCGAGAGCATGAGCTGGCCGCCTTTATGAATAACGCACCGGCGACGACACCGAAGGTAGAGCCGCAACCCGTGAAGCCGGCTATCGCCGAAGAGGCGGCGAAGATTAAGGCAGCGATTGATAATGGGACGTTGCCGGCTGCGAGCCCTAAGACACCGCGTGGACGACAACCTCAGGCTGTCCCGCGAGGGAAGAAACGATAA
- the gnd gene encoding phosphogluconate dehydrogenase (NAD(+)-dependent, decarboxylating) has product MEVGLIGLGRMGANMAIRLRRGGHRVIVYNRTVAKAHELATEHDLIAADSLADLVAMLTPPRVVWLMLPAGAATDEHLATLIPLLTPGDIVVDGANNNYKASIAHAEQLTAHGLRFLDAGVSGGIWGLQVGYCLMIGGDEETFRFVEPLLQTLAPPEGYLLCGPHGAGHFVKMIHNGIEYGMMQAYAEGFEILRQSRYDFDLAKISHLWNQGSVVRSWLLELAERAFTADADLSGIRGYVEDSGEGRWTVQESIDLDVPAPIITLSLQMRFRSRQEDSFSAKVLAALRQQFGGHAVKKAE; this is encoded by the coding sequence ATGGAAGTCGGACTGATCGGTCTTGGTCGCATGGGAGCCAATATGGCGATTCGGTTACGCCGTGGCGGTCATCGGGTGATTGTCTATAACCGTACAGTGGCGAAAGCCCATGAGTTGGCGACCGAGCACGATCTGATCGCTGCCGATAGTTTGGCCGATCTGGTTGCGATGCTGACCCCACCGCGCGTCGTTTGGCTCATGTTACCGGCAGGTGCAGCCACCGACGAGCATCTTGCTACGCTAATACCGCTGTTGACACCGGGTGATATTGTCGTTGATGGCGCAAACAATAACTACAAAGCGAGTATTGCTCATGCGGAGCAATTGACGGCGCATGGGTTGCGCTTTCTCGATGCCGGCGTGAGTGGTGGCATCTGGGGGTTGCAAGTCGGCTATTGTTTGATGATCGGCGGTGACGAAGAGACGTTCCGTTTCGTTGAGCCACTATTGCAGACGCTGGCCCCACCGGAGGGTTATCTGTTGTGTGGGCCGCACGGTGCCGGTCATTTCGTCAAAATGATTCACAACGGTATCGAATACGGCATGATGCAGGCCTATGCCGAGGGATTTGAGATTCTGCGTCAGTCGCGTTACGATTTCGATCTCGCCAAGATTAGCCATCTCTGGAATCAGGGCAGTGTCGTGCGATCATGGCTGCTTGAGCTGGCCGAGCGGGCCTTTACCGCCGATGCCGATCTGAGCGGTATCCGCGGTTATGTCGAAGATAGTGGTGAGGGACGGTGGACGGTTCAAGAGAGTATTGATCTCGATGTCCCGGCTCCGATCATTACCCTGTCGCTGCAAATGCGCTTCCGGTCGCGTCAGGAAGATAGCTTTAGTGCGAAGGTGCTGGCAGCGTTGCGCCAGCAATTCGGTGGTCATGCGGTGAAGAAAGCGGAATAG
- a CDS encoding HD domain-containing phosphohydrolase, whose product MASHPYRLLLIEDNLFDADLFRRAIQNYEPAISITHLHSYHAAYTHLSSLSPLAPGYDAVILDLHLRDGDGLDLLSHIRACNLPVAVIILTGGGGEQMVISALKAGADDYVTKRGDYLDRIGPVIDQACRRFHSQQIRRNQPITVSYIEIDTTDCARTIHFLQRTAPHIHCIPIRGGINFLNLIDRRQSIGDVIVIDCDKPRLAMLDLVKELIQFRRLTQPIIVMAQLSNEEFPLQALRLGVSDYIIKHESFLSQVPIALENAYYRAQLHHQHDQLRLQAQAINNAANAIVITNRDGVIEWVNPAFTTLTGYTAAEAIGQSTRILRSGKHDQTFYAALWSHILGGQPWRGRLINRRKDGSLYHEEMTITPFTDETGVIHRFIAIKQDVTEQVVHEQRRATLASVGAAIRPAQSWAELTPILLEQVQEVLQASSVALLRTDNARFLVDCTRGWLEVLSHQPEILAVLSETPIGTGWVHVTALQHIHDHTVIGISLNTANRQVGVLLLARATPLSEAEHELLNDIAELAANALHRTDLFEQLRTANAELRAAYDTTIEGWSRALDLRDRETEGHSRRVTELTVQIAARMGFRDEELVHIRRGALLHDIGKMGIPDAILLKAGPLNDEEWAIMRTHPTLAVELLRPIEFLAPALDIPWCHHEKWDGTGYPRGLRGEEIPLAARIFAVVDVYDALTSDRPYRAAWSRERALAYIREQAGRHFDPHVVAIFEQVIAEMESNAIME is encoded by the coding sequence ATGGCATCACACCCATATCGGCTGTTGTTGATTGAAGATAATCTCTTCGATGCCGATCTCTTTCGGCGAGCGATACAGAACTACGAACCGGCAATCTCGATTACCCATCTTCATTCCTATCACGCAGCTTATACTCATCTCAGCAGCTTATCACCGCTTGCGCCGGGGTATGACGCCGTCATTCTCGATCTCCATCTACGAGACGGTGATGGGCTTGATCTGTTGTCACACATTCGAGCCTGTAACTTGCCGGTGGCGGTAATTATCCTGACCGGTGGTGGCGGCGAGCAGATGGTCATCAGCGCCTTGAAAGCCGGTGCTGATGATTATGTCACCAAACGTGGTGATTACCTCGACCGGATCGGGCCAGTTATTGATCAAGCTTGTCGGCGTTTTCACTCACAACAAATCCGCCGCAATCAGCCCATTACCGTCTCGTACATCGAGATTGACACCACCGATTGTGCCAGAACGATCCATTTTTTGCAACGTACTGCACCGCATATTCACTGTATCCCGATCCGTGGCGGGATCAACTTCCTCAACCTGATCGACCGCCGGCAATCGATTGGTGATGTGATTGTCATTGATTGTGACAAACCTCGACTGGCAATGCTCGATCTGGTGAAAGAACTGATTCAGTTTCGTCGGCTCACTCAACCGATCATTGTGATGGCCCAACTGAGCAATGAAGAGTTTCCGTTGCAAGCGTTACGGCTCGGCGTGAGTGACTACATTATCAAACACGAATCGTTTCTGAGCCAGGTGCCGATTGCGCTTGAAAATGCGTATTATCGAGCACAACTACATCACCAACACGACCAACTACGCTTGCAGGCACAGGCGATTAACAATGCTGCCAACGCTATTGTCATTACGAATCGCGACGGGGTTATCGAATGGGTGAATCCAGCCTTCACCACTCTAACCGGTTACACTGCCGCTGAAGCCATCGGCCAATCAACCCGTATCCTTCGCTCGGGGAAGCACGATCAAACCTTTTATGCTGCACTCTGGTCACACATTCTTGGTGGTCAGCCATGGCGAGGCCGGTTGATCAATCGGCGTAAAGATGGCAGTCTCTACCACGAAGAGATGACGATCACGCCATTCACCGATGAAACCGGTGTGATCCATCGCTTTATTGCGATTAAGCAAGATGTTACCGAGCAGGTAGTGCATGAACAACGACGGGCCACATTGGCAAGCGTTGGTGCGGCCATTCGTCCGGCACAATCGTGGGCCGAATTGACACCGATCTTGCTCGAACAAGTACAGGAGGTGTTGCAGGCAAGTAGTGTAGCCCTCTTGCGGACGGATAACGCACGATTTCTTGTAGATTGCACACGAGGATGGCTTGAGGTACTTTCGCATCAACCAGAGATACTGGCGGTGCTAAGCGAGACGCCGATTGGCACCGGATGGGTGCATGTGACCGCGCTGCAGCATATCCACGACCATACGGTAATCGGAATCTCACTCAATACTGCCAACCGACAGGTAGGGGTTCTCTTGCTGGCACGGGCTACCCCACTCAGCGAAGCGGAACATGAACTCCTCAATGACATCGCTGAACTTGCGGCCAATGCCCTGCATCGTACCGACCTATTCGAGCAACTGCGCACGGCCAATGCCGAACTACGAGCCGCCTACGACACAACGATTGAGGGCTGGTCACGCGCACTCGATCTACGTGATCGGGAAACGGAAGGTCATTCCCGCCGTGTAACCGAGCTAACGGTCCAGATCGCAGCCCGGATGGGGTTTCGTGATGAAGAGCTGGTTCATATCCGACGAGGCGCCCTCCTGCACGACATCGGCAAAATGGGGATTCCCGATGCAATTCTCCTCAAAGCCGGTCCGCTCAACGATGAAGAGTGGGCGATTATGCGCACCCACCCTACGCTTGCGGTGGAATTACTCCGTCCGATAGAATTTCTCGCTCCGGCACTCGATATTCCGTGGTGCCATCATGAAAAATGGGATGGCACCGGCTATCCACGAGGGCTACGTGGCGAAGAGATTCCATTAGCAGCCCGTATTTTTGCTGTCGTAGACGTGTACGATGCACTGACCAGCGACCGCCCTTACCGAGCAGCCTGGTCACGCGAACGGGCATTGGCGTATATCCGTGAACAAGCCGGACGACACTTTGATCCGCACGTCGTAGCAATCTTCGAGCAGGTCATCGCCGAAATGGAGAGCAATGCTATAATGGAGTGA
- the tnpA gene encoding IS200/IS605 family transposase, which translates to MKQMYHSNDPCVLLINYHLVWCPKRRRKMVGDRLKTRLEDLIRETAPELECAMVALEIMPDHLHLVVSATPHWVPNHIVGRFKGKTSRIVRQEFPFLQRMPSLGTRSYVWSTTGHVSADTIRRYSEAQRTRG; encoded by the coding sequence ATGAAACAGATGTACCACTCCAACGATCCGTGCGTGTTGCTCATCAACTACCACCTGGTCTGGTGTCCCAAGCGGCGACGGAAGATGGTAGGTGACCGCCTAAAAACACGTTTAGAAGACCTGATTCGTGAGACGGCGCCAGAGCTGGAGTGTGCGATGGTGGCGCTTGAAATCATGCCTGACCATCTCCATCTGGTTGTTTCGGCAACGCCGCACTGGGTACCCAACCACATCGTTGGGCGGTTCAAGGGCAAAACCAGCCGCATCGTGCGACAGGAGTTTCCTTTCCTGCAACGCATGCCGTCCTTGGGGACTCGTTCGTATGTCTGGTCAACGACCGGACACGTTTCCGCCGATACCATCCGGCGGTATAGCGAAGCGCAGCGCACACGCGGATGA
- a CDS encoding glucose-6-phosphate dehydrogenase assembly protein OpcA: MSEATVDIHAIERELRQMWQEQANHPNAGGQAVIRALTLNLIVRVYDDEWAEKALAVAPVLTAQHPNRMVIVIDRPGDKTELQASVQALCTLVNAGRTQVCGEQVTISARGTPAGQLASLVLPLLLPDLPVVLWAPGPQPFTQPLVQRLYRLCDRVIVDSTTFADPVRELGALAAFEQTTNGSPAISDLGWTRLTPWRELTAQFFDTRPFLPHLHRIDEIVIEYAANTTINPVGALLFVGWLASCLKWIPLEDAVGIEGEIIRLYLRRPAVGVGPSAIRLVNVEIRPVQHSGEGFVRLSMRAVDNQQASFDVELIDDEGHACTRATIAGTAPIERTVSIEQPTLADLLASELRLLSRDRTFAAALQVAGGLARRCALH; encoded by the coding sequence ATGAGCGAAGCAACGGTTGATATTCACGCCATCGAGCGTGAGCTACGTCAGATGTGGCAAGAGCAAGCGAATCATCCCAATGCGGGTGGGCAGGCCGTGATTCGAGCGCTTACGCTCAACCTGATCGTGCGAGTATATGATGACGAATGGGCTGAGAAGGCGCTGGCAGTAGCGCCGGTGCTCACGGCTCAGCATCCGAATCGTATGGTGATCGTCATCGATCGGCCCGGAGATAAGACCGAGTTGCAGGCAAGTGTGCAAGCACTTTGTACGCTCGTCAATGCCGGTCGGACACAAGTGTGTGGCGAACAGGTAACGATTAGCGCACGAGGTACACCCGCCGGTCAATTAGCCAGTCTTGTTCTCCCCTTGCTATTACCCGATCTTCCGGTTGTGTTATGGGCACCGGGCCCACAACCGTTTACCCAGCCGTTGGTCCAACGCCTCTATCGCTTGTGTGACCGTGTCATCGTCGACTCCACGACGTTTGCCGATCCGGTGCGTGAACTCGGCGCACTGGCGGCTTTTGAGCAGACGACCAACGGGTCACCGGCGATAAGTGATCTCGGCTGGACTCGACTGACCCCGTGGCGTGAGTTAACTGCCCAGTTTTTCGATACGCGACCCTTTTTGCCGCATTTGCATCGGATTGACGAAATTGTGATCGAATATGCTGCCAACACCACCATTAATCCGGTGGGCGCACTGCTCTTTGTGGGTTGGCTGGCCAGTTGCCTGAAGTGGATACCACTTGAAGATGCAGTGGGGATTGAAGGTGAGATCATTCGGCTCTATCTACGCCGTCCAGCAGTTGGCGTCGGGCCGTCAGCGATCCGATTGGTCAATGTTGAAATTCGTCCGGTTCAGCACAGTGGCGAGGGCTTCGTGCGTTTGTCGATGCGAGCTGTCGACAACCAGCAAGCCTCTTTTGATGTCGAGTTGATCGACGATGAAGGTCACGCCTGCACACGAGCCACGATTGCCGGGACAGCCCCGATCGAACGTACAGTATCCATCGAACAACCAACGCTCGCCGATCTGCTCGCTAGCGAGCTGCGCCTGCTCAGTCGTGACCGAACGTTTGCCGCAGCGCTCCAAGTCGCCGGCGGGTTAGCCCGACGTTGTGCCTTACATTGA
- a CDS encoding RNA-guided endonuclease InsQ/TnpB family protein, which translates to MKTFVYTLRPTPAQGACLSETVETCRQRYNHALSERKTAYRERGESIGFARQCASLPMLKREVPHLQRVHSQVVQDVVRRGDRAFQAFVRRVNAGEKAGYPRCKGRGRYDSFTYPRWGNGVKREQGRLVLSKIGALRLHNDRPVEGTPNICIIVRNADGWYAHVVCDVAPSPLPPTGRSVGIDVGRESFATLSNGVQIANPRSYRTAERTLKQAQRRLARRVKGSNRSRKARTLLANAHLKVKRARRDFAHTIARAPVNEDDHIVVEKLNIRGMVRNRPLAKSISDAGWGIVLNILLAKAARAGRVVVAVNPAGTSHVCAHCGESVPKRLAVRWHSCPYCGCALHRDHNAALTILKKGGGTAFGEALPLGGPKNREPHRL; encoded by the coding sequence ATGAAGACGTTTGTCTACACGTTACGTCCAACACCTGCTCAAGGAGCGTGTCTTTCTGAGACGGTCGAAACCTGCCGCCAACGCTACAACCACGCTCTGAGCGAGCGCAAGACCGCCTATCGGGAGCGTGGCGAGTCCATCGGCTTTGCGCGCCAATGCGCCAGCCTGCCTATGCTGAAACGGGAGGTGCCGCATCTGCAGCGTGTCCACTCCCAAGTGGTGCAGGATGTCGTGCGTCGAGGAGACCGCGCGTTTCAAGCGTTCGTTCGGCGGGTGAACGCCGGTGAAAAGGCGGGGTATCCGCGCTGCAAAGGGCGGGGCCGATACGATAGCTTCACCTATCCCCGGTGGGGCAACGGCGTCAAGCGGGAGCAGGGACGGCTCGTCCTCTCCAAAATCGGCGCTCTCCGGCTGCACAACGATCGCCCGGTTGAGGGCACGCCAAACATCTGTATCATCGTTCGCAACGCGGATGGATGGTACGCACATGTCGTGTGTGACGTTGCACCGTCGCCGCTCCCGCCAACCGGCAGGTCGGTAGGGATTGATGTTGGACGTGAGTCGTTTGCAACGCTGTCGAACGGCGTGCAGATTGCCAACCCGCGCTCCTATCGCACCGCCGAACGCACGCTGAAACAGGCACAACGACGGCTCGCTCGTCGCGTGAAGGGCAGCAATCGCTCCCGCAAGGCACGCACGTTGCTTGCGAACGCTCACCTGAAGGTCAAGCGGGCGCGACGGGACTTCGCCCACACAATCGCCCGCGCACCGGTCAATGAGGATGACCATATTGTGGTTGAAAAACTGAACATTCGGGGGATGGTACGGAACCGTCCCCTTGCCAAATCGATCTCCGACGCCGGATGGGGTATCGTTCTGAATATCCTGCTCGCCAAGGCTGCACGTGCTGGGCGAGTCGTGGTGGCAGTCAACCCTGCCGGAACGTCGCACGTATGCGCGCACTGTGGCGAGTCCGTTCCCAAACGGCTTGCCGTTCGTTGGCACTCCTGCCCGTATTGTGGTTGTGCGTTGCACCGCGATCATAATGCTGCGCTTACTATCCTAAAGAAGGGCGGGGGCACCGCCTTCGGGGAGGCTTTGCCGTTGGGCGGGCCGAAGAACCGAGAACCCCACAGGCTTTAG